The nucleotide sequence TCCACTGCCTGCTGTGTGGTCAATGCTGGGGACAAACGGAGCTGTTCCATTGTCCCCTCCATGTGCCCACCCGTGGGGCAgccagctgcctcctccagcccctggaggGTGTGGGCAttgctctctcctctcccctgaGCACTCCAGGCTCTGCAAGATGGGATGAGACCGGCACAACCCAGTCCCCATGCTGGGAGGTGTGGGCTGCACGGAACACCCCGCTCTCCTCAGCTTCCCAGGTGCCAGTGGTTGGGTTCCTGCTGGGATTCCAAAgggcactgctggagctgccaggagccaggactcttttctgtttttcctgcttgCCCTGCTCCCCTTCCTGCTGGCACCAGGAGGATGTGTCAACTCAAGGCTGAGTCTGAAGAAGCTTATGCTGACTATTTACCTTTGCAAAGGTCTATTTttggctgctcagctgcagctccttcaATGAACAGGGCAGAGATTCAGGAGTGAAGCCACATGAGGGTCATTGTTTCTAGGACCCACTTCACCATTTCACAGGGGCCAGAAGCCTCACTTCTTTTTTGTgccttgtttgtttggttggttttttttcagatggaaaagagtgtcacaaaggaaaaacagaccCCGGGGGCAGAGCAGGACCTCGGAAACCCTCTGTCCTGTCCAGTGCTTGACTGGTCAcctttccttcccagcagaggaATCCCAAGGTTGCTCTTGATCCtagcccagctgctgctggaggctccAGGTTGGCTCCACACTGTTTCCTGTCCCTTCACCTTCCACCAAACCAAGCTGGGAAGTTGGTAGATGTCCAGCGTGACTGCGCAGAGCCTTTCACTAAACAAACCCTGAGTGATTTCCACATTGCTGAATGACATTTTAATAGTGGAAAAATAATGCTCGGAATTATCTACTTCATCTCTTCCCATTGTCTTTTACTGCCCGGGAAGGACTGCTGCAGTGAAATCAGCTCTGGATCTTCAGCTCGGTGTTTGCCGGTGCCTCCCGGCCTGGAATCAGGGGGAGCACCCAGCAGGGCTGCAACAGGATCAGCTCAAGCTGTGGGGACAGTGCCCAGCCAAGTGCTACCCCTCACTGTAAggagcagcacccagcctgAACAGCAATGTACCACACAAATGCCTCACACAAACCTTTATTACTCACTGCAACACCATGAATCTCGCAGAACTCCCTgtgtcacagcagagcagccaccagCCCTATGCGAGGTgtcacctcctgcagccccacaggCATCTGTTGCCTTGCAGCCTCAGTCCCtctggctgccaggctgctgtggAGGTGTGCAATGCTGTGTTGTTCTCCTCCAGGGAAAGGTTTTCACCCTCTTGGTTAAAGGCACACAGATCAGGAGCCCAGCTGTCCTTCTGCCACACAAGAGCCAGACTTTGGCATGGTGCCTGCACAGGCTGAAGCCTTCCCCTTACCAGTGCAGTGTGGACTTGGTTTGTACTGGTTTCACATGAAGCATCCCAGTTGCCAGCCTTCCTTCCCAGCAGGTATGGGGCATGTAGATTCCAGAGCAGGCTGTAGGTAAGGCCTTGCAGAAAGGTTTGTGGGGGAACTATCTTGTTGGATGCAGGAACCCTTTGCTGCACAGGACACATGAGGTACAGGGTTCCCACACGTGCTGCTCACTGGACAGACAAGCCtgacaggcagagctggaaagggaGCCTGGACCTTCCCTCCTATCACAGCAAGACACAGTTGTACAAGAGGAGCAGTATGGCTGGAGTGAGAAGGAACAAGACAACCAGGAAAGGCTGCAGGACTTCATTCACCATGCAGAGGGATGCAGCAAAGCTGGTACAGCCCTCTGTCACCTCATCTCCTTTTTCATTCTGATAAGGAAAATATTCCCCCAGCTCTGTTTGGCACAAATCCTGGCTCAGGACACACCTTTGGATGCCACTGAATTTGGTAAGGACATTTGGCAAGGCAGCTGGGCTCAGTGCCCCAGCTCCACTTCTAGTTGGCAAATTATACAGAAGACAGAGGAGAAACATGCTGTCCTTTCAAAAATACTGTAAGGGAAACTTGGATCAGAGACAGCACTCAGCAAAAACGATTGCTACAAACCaagtttcattttcactttgcGATGGGGGAGAAGGTGCACTACTGGCACCAGCTGAAGAGCCTAAGGCCCACCTGGAGTCTATGTGCCACAGCTAAGGCCAAGGCAGGTAGGGACAGTGAATATTCAGTATTTGGAGCAGAGCCAAAGGAAACACATTGGGAAACATACTAGGAACAACAGATTCCCATAAAAAAGTGTCTAAAGTCTGTAGTGATCAGCATATAAAGAAACAGCTTTGCTGTAATGCCATGAAGAAGTAAACTCTGAAAGGTGTCTGAAATACCCTGACTACAGGAAAGTGTTGCTTTAAGACCTGTGGCTGTACACTGAACAAAATCATGCCAGCCAGCATACCacatagaaaagaaaaggcaggagaCAAGACCTTTAGGTGACCAGTTCCTCATCAACAGAGCAGGCACCTTCCCTGCAATCCCAATAgcctgcagttttatttttggcagGTTATAACTAAAATGGTCTTTATGGCTTTAGAGAGAAGCCACTAAGCTGCACATTTTGGCTGAAGCAGAGAGTCCATGCGTGTGACACACTTGGATGAAGGGACATCAGAGAGAGCTctcacccagctctgctccttcctcctggcTCACAAACACTGCTGGTTGCCCTTGGCTCTCTTTAGTGTTCTCATTTCTCATCAGCAAGAAACAAAGTTCTGGTTGCCAACCAGTCCAATCCCAGAGGCAGAATAAAAAGTCCTTGTTAAGACCTAGAAAAGCTTCATGTTTCTAACAAAATCATATCCAAAAACGTGCAAACACTGTTACTGGTTTGATGCATTTCATTCAGGTTCCACCACCAGTGCATTGGAATTTGCTTCCCCTGTGGAGTGATTTCAGTCCTCACCTCTTGCCTTTCAGTCTTCTCAGGAGTCTTGACAAGATATCTCTCCATTTTGATCTTCAACACTTTTGCCTATGCAcatccttcctgcccttccctctTCCGCTGTCACACCCTGTTCCTCTCTGTTTATTTTCGGAAGGAAAAGACCTCCCGTGTTTTCAGGCCTCTCTTGCCTTCACTTCCTGGTTTAGGAGAAGACACTTCTGCCACCCCCCCATACGGGCAGCTCTCAGACTCGGGGTGATGGCCAGAGCACTCCACAGCAGGGATGAAGCCACTGTCCCACATTCCTGTCCCACACAGCTTGCACAGGTCGTGCAGGCTGCAGGGGATGCAGGGGAGGAGGTGGAACTGATAGAGCAGACTCCTTGCctggaagggagagagacaaaGTCATTCCCACCCCACCAGGGGACAACCATGGAGAGCAGGGGTGGCCTCCTGTCCCACCCTCCTGTTTGGCTGCCTTAGAAGAGTCAAAGCTTCAGCAAAAGAGCAGAACCTGAAGATTGTGTCCCTTCTGACCACAAACCTGAAGGCTGAATGAGACACTGGGGACACAGacaggctgcaggagctgcagcacatcCCACAGCCTGTTGTCCCCAAGATGGACTGGGCACTGTGGCACAAAGATTAGCAGCTCTGTCTGCTGTTTCCCTGAGCATGTGCAAGGGTTATCCCAACCACACCCTTACCTCCCAAGCACTCTACAGCTACCTCTTAATTCTGCAAAACTTGTTCCTGGGCAAAGAGCAGCATCCGAccccccaggctgcaggcaaGCAGAGGAATGTCAGAGATAAAGAAGATGAAGCATCACTCCCTAATTTTCTCCATGATCTGACTCATCTCTCAGCACTGAGACTCAGCCCCCATCAGCACACGGGCATTTACCTTCCTGAGCACAAGCTCTCCGTTCATGTGCATGGCCAGGTTGGCAAAATGCAGCAGCATCTGGTCGGTGGCCAGCTGTTGCTCAATGACATCATCCCCATAAATCACCACGATGGCCACACAGATAAAGAGGTGGAAATAGTCTGTCTGCAATGAGAAAacaggggctggagcacagcaGGTGGAGGCAGAGGGCTGACTTAACCTTCCCACCCTCCACAAGCCTGGCCTTAGCAGAGATTCTTCACTCCTTCCTGCAATGCTCAGGAAAGGAGGTTTTGGTCAATTCTGAATCAAAGTCTCCTGCCTTCAGAGCGCAGGAGCAAGGTTTGCACTGCAGCTTTCAAAGCAGACTAGTGATTTTTTGGAAGACATTTTCCAGCTGTGTAAGAGAAGCCTGAACCTCAGAAGTGGATGTTCAACGCTTTCTTGAAAAACCTCATTTTGAAGCCTGAACTTCCTcaagcagaggaggcagcagggagagggggaggattCAGCAGAGGCCAGAGGGCTGCCCAGCACACGCTGTGCCCATCACCAGCTCTAACCTGATAGTGAGCCCAGCAGGCTTCCCATATACGCAAAGCCTCAGCCTCTGGAAATTCTCGTTTGAAACACAGGAGGATCCAACGATGACAGAAAAGCATCTGCAGGCCATCCTCTCCCAGGGAAGAAAGGTGCTGGTAGAAGCGTGGGTGCATGAGCCGCAGCAGCTCCCGAAGGTACATCTGGAAAAGATGCTCtgagctgagctcctgcctTGATGAGGGAGGACTCGCTCTGCTCTTACCCCCACCCCTGGGAGCCCCCCACCATGGGCTGGGGGTCCCACAGAGCTGGCTGTGATCCTCTGCTTTCACAAAAAGCTCCAGCTTTACACCCTGTTTATtacagcagagccagcagcagcactcagccTCACCAGCTGCTTCTCCATGTCCTCATCCCGGGGTGAGCTGATGAAGATTGTGTTCTGCATCAATCCTACAAAGCACCAGAAAGTATCTGACTCATCCAAGACCTCTGCCAGGAGCGGAGCAACCAGGTCGGACATCCCCTGGGAGTATCCAATTGTTGGGTTAAATACTGCATAGTTCAGCAAGATTCTTCTGCAGAAGAGATGCAAAAGGAGAGGTAAGACAGAGAGAGGGCATGTCACCATCATCCAGGCTGAGCCAGGCACCatgcagaagagctgcagatCACTCCTGCCATCTAAACCATCAACTCCCAACAGCAAACGGAGGCACCTAAACTTCTGAGCACCTGTGCAGCACGTTGCATCCCACTAAACCTTCCCTAAAAGAACTACACCTAGAAGCATATCAAAGATACACCAACACTATACCTACATAGGCAGGGAAGCAAGGTGATGGGAGCAGGGTTATTATATCAAGAAGCTGAGGgctaaagcagcagcaacagcactgGGGAATTAAGTCCTTTTTTCTGCATCACTTGGTACCCGTCACCACATGCAATGGTGTTTGGTCAGCATTCCCTAGGCAGATATCCAGGAAGGCTGGGCCAGGGGGGCTCCCCACGTTTCCTTTAGATGTTTCTTGGGACATCAGAAGCAGTCATTTCACCTCATAGTTTCCACATTTGGGTTGTTGTCCCCTCGGAAGAACTGGTTGCTGCGGTCAGTCCTCACAACATCTTTATCCACCGTGAACTGCACCTGGCGCCAGAAATCCTTCTGCTCATCTGGAGTCATCGAAAGCCTGGAAAAGGAGCAAGAGGAGTACACTGCCAAGAGAGAAATATGATTGCCACAAGGAACAAAAATCcttatttcagctttatttttccaagaCAAACTATTCCTGCACGGTGTTCTCAACACCTGAAAAACAGTCAAGCATGTCTGCCCAGAACAGCAGATTTTCTGCACAAATGGATTACTAGAGGGAGCCTCCAGGGCTATAAACAAGATGACATGATGTGTTTTCTGCCATAAACTCCACTTCAGAAGCAGTTGGACTCTGCTCTCCACTGCTTCTTGTGGGTGGCACACCAGGACTCACCACTCTGGTTTGATTCTCTCCTAATTAATAACACTGCTGTCCCCTTCCAACTTAAATGCATCCACAACCAGTTTACAGCTACAGTTCTTGCAGCAATAACTTCCTTGACTTAGAGActccttcttttccttatttttaaatccagatatatttataaagaaatataagATCCAATATTCACCCTCAGTGTTCTAAACCAAGAATGCCAAGCTTGTAGTCTTGCCTGTGAGACAAGCTTCCCTAGGTGATACTGACAAGGCTGTTTCAAGAACCCGAGTAAGACAGCATCCAAGCTGCATGGTATTAGCTGCAGCCCCTCAAGAGTTCAGCTGTGCCAGGTCCACCTCCTTTACCATCCCCTCTTGCACCTCCATTACAATCAGCTTTTCCTgaagggaaggaggcagaggcTCAGCAAGTCTCCAGTGGTATTTCTGTGACATCAGGCCTGAGGAGAGAtgagcaggagaggaaaaagctgGTCTGTTACCTTTTCTCCTGGATTTCAAAGtattctttcctcttctgcagtctCAGGGCCTCCCTCTCCTCAGAGGTGGACTCATAGCTGTAGTAGTGCAGCAGAAAGGGCCACACCTCCCCGCGGATGGAAATATCAATCCCACCAAAGAAAATGGCCTGGAAGAAGGAGCAAAAGTTACTACTGGTAGAGTTGTAACATTCTCCAAACCTGCAACAAGAAACTGCCGGCCACGGTGGCTTTGCAGTTCTCTCCTGACAAGTGACGCCTTGATTCAAGCTCCTGCAATTTGCACATGTTTAGAGGGAAAGTGCTGGCCTTCTATTCCCAGACGAGACACAAATCGGGCTCATTTCAATGTCAATAACCCCCCCTGGAGAGGCTCTATGATTAACGTGTCGTTCTCATGTCACGGCTTAATCCCCAATCTTGGAGACACTGCATTTCACTGCAAACTTCTCTCTCAGGACCCGGACCCGGTGCTCCCTTGCAAGCCCTGCACTAGTTCATACAGGCAGctcaagttttctttctttgatttgCTCACACTGCATTGTGCAAACACATCCAGCACTGGACACTGGTTTACTCATTCTTAGAGGCAGCAAAAGCCAGACAGCTTGCCCTGCTAGGTTAGGGAGATGCTCCACCACCTTGATGGCAGCAGAGccttctgcagccccagccagaCCTCCAGCCACGCCAGGCTTTGTGCTCCCAAATCTCCACTTCTTGCCACTGGCATGAAAGCAAAAGTAGCTTCCACCTGGGGACTCACCTTGCATCTTGAACCCCTCTGTTCCCCTCACCTTCTGCAGCTTGTACTCCTCTTCCACCTGCCCAGACTCGTTCAGGTGATGGAGCCAGGCAGACACATCCAGACGCTTGTAGGTGTTCTCCTCTGGGTGGGTTTCTGAGGAGGGCAGCTTGGGACGGCGGATGGAGAACTGCATACATGTTTTCTCATCAGTAAGGTGctaaatggggggaaaaaacaacaaaagactGGAGACAGAGATAGCAGCAGAGTGTGAAACCCAGCAACCTTCAGAACAAGAAAACCTTTTTGCATGGCTTGTGCAAGATTAAGCACTGAAGCACTGTACTTGGggtgtgtgttgttttgttttgcttttttttttaaattccaacCATTACAATAGCAAGAGtgattaattaaaaatctgagTGCCACAAAACAgcttcatcttaaaaaaaattgtttccattcCTCCCCCAATCTTATCCCTGACCTGAAACTGAATTAATGCTGCTTACAGCAAAACTTCACCCTGCCAGGAATGCCTGCAATAAATTACATATGATTGGCCATATACAAAGGGATTGCTGTTAGGCAAGCAGGGAACTGCACTGCCAGCCTCTCTAAGGGCACTCATGATCCCAGTGCAAGACTGCAGctgacatttaatttaaaaatcaaaggtTGTTCAATGCAAAAAGTGAGCCCATGCGACCATaataagaaaagcagcaggggGCTCTGTGGGAAGgatggaaatttaaaaatcactgtttctAATAAGCACATACAGTATCTTAAACAGATAATTAAAGAGCTCTTATCACATTTGTATGTAGATTGAACAAAATATGGCAAGATGCCTtgtcaaaacattttccattgcAGTGTGCTACACTTCACAAAATGGATGAAAGACTCTGACAGAATTTCAGCCCTACCACTGCAGATTTCCTGACCATCTTACATGCCTGAAGCAAAGTGCTGACCTGTTGGGCTACCACATCTAGCAAAATAACTACTTAAGCGAGTCTTCTGGATTCTCTTCCTCCATATTCCTCAGACACAACAGGCATGGAGGAGGATAAGCAAGTTCAACAGCAACCTCACATCCAACTCAGAGTTGCAACCTGAGCAGCCAACGTCCTGCTCATCACAGCTTTTCTGCCTGACTTGGTGATGAGAACTCAGCTTCATTTCTCCAACACACTCCCCTGGTTAACAACCTCAGTGTGAAACTGCTGGAAAAACCCTCTTTGCCCCAAGAACCATACTCAGGTACCTGGTCCTTGAGATGGGTCTCTGTACAGTACTTCCATTGCTGAAACACCTCAGACAGCTTATCCAGGCCACCATGGTGAAAGTGGAAGATCTTGTACTGGCTCTCCCTGCTCGCAACAACCAGCTGGCCACAGGTACATGCCTCATCACTGCGGGACAAAACAGCAGGGAGCTATCACTGACCCTGATAACCAGAGACCCAGGGGGAGGAGCAACAGATGAAGGAAAGTGGACAGCAAATTACAAAGATGTGTAGCATCAAGTTGTCCCTTCAAACAGAGCACACAGGTAATTCTACAGCTCTGGGACTCAGTCCtaatgggtcccttccaacttgagaGATTTTGTGACTATGGCATGGCCAGGGCCATAGTGACCATAGTCCCCAAGAAGCTCCACTTGTACCTGGGAATGCACGTTTTTATCTTTCCATCACACGAAGGACATGTCTTCCCTGAAGAACAAAACCTCAAGAAGTTTGCCCCGACAATACTCAGGCAGTACAAAAAGTCAGCTCCTAGGGATGAGCAGACTTGGTTGCATGCAGCATTGACTAAAGAAGCAGGGAGTGAGAGCCAAAAGAGGgagtaaaatttttttaataccttgtGCATAAATTTGAAACAAGAAGCAAGACCCTAGAGCAGTCCCACTgaggggcagaggagggagaacGTATTATagataaagaaatgttttccacaCCTccagcttattttaaaaatttgtagTGAGACAGCTAAGAAGAACTTTTACCtcactaaggaaaaaaaaatccttttaggCCCCATAAGTGTAATTTAGAGGCTCTCCTGGGGAAGGCTGACACTGTCTTTCCTGGACACATCCATCAGGGAAAGCCTTCTTTCCAAGGAGGACTGCAGAAGCCATCTGCCTCCAGAGCACACACAGACATCCCCCACAGTAACACATTACCTAAAGAAGAGGCGAAGGGATCTCATTTGTCCCAGGTCCACTCGAAAGACACCACAGACCTGCTCGAGGGCAAATACTTTCTGATGTTCATCCCATCTGGTGCTCTGTGTTTGCCCATTGCTCTCCTGGAACTGGGCACTGGTGTCCAGGCTGGAGGCTGAGCTGGTGGAACAGGTCATGCGATTGTCACACGTGTCCCTGCAGAGGAGAGTGTGGAGGAAGAAAGCCCCACAGGACATCAGCTGAAGAAGAGTGCAGAGATGGGAAGTAACCACAGATGCTCCAAGTCAAATATCCTTTGACAGAGCTCTGCAATTGGAATTCAGTGCAGCCCTGAGGAGCCAATCACACATGCTATTATGAGGAtaaactattttatttaaattaactcCCGGCTGTCCCAACAAATGACCCTATTTTGGGTCTGTTTCAAAGGAAGAGACTTGTTGTCCCAAGGCTCAAGCAACCCCCTCaagcagccagcccagctgctccaTGCCCAGCCAGGACAGGAGGAGTGTGTGCATTCAGACAGCACTATGGAGCAGGGATCTCCTCTGGCAAACTCCCTCTGTGACCACTAACATCCAAAGACATCTCCCATGAACTTAAGCTTCCCACTATGCCTTTGTGAGTGGACCAGACAAGCCTGGACCCATGTGTATAAACTTAAATGGTTTCCACTTGCAAACTTGAAACTTTGGAGAGTTAAGGAGTGGGGAATTACAGACCAGCTCTTTAATCCTCTGCAAAGTGAACCCAACCATTTCCCAATCCACCAGGAGCTCACTCTGCACCAGATATTTATCTTTAAGAGTAAACTGAGTTTAGGtttaaaaaagccccaaaaccaaaatcatgCCTGCCACCAGTCCTGatcccaaaagaaaaatatcactgCTTTGAGAATTAAGTGAATCTGAAACTGTGACCCCTTGATTCTTAAAAAGGCCAATACATGTGAACAATCTCAGTGCAGGCTCTGAATGGGTTCTGCTGTGAAATCAGGGCTTGCGAAACAAGGCAAGGAGCAGGTATAAAGACAGCCCCCTGCAATGCCACTTTATGCAATGTTTTCTAATCCGCTTATCTAACAATGTAGGCACTGAACGCTGAAAATCACACACTCAGCATGCATCTGCAGCACACCACATCAGTATGCTTTCCAAGCCTGGCTACAGTGCCTCTTCCACAGGGAGGAGCCTTATTTGCAGCATCTACCCATGGTTCAGGTCCTTGCATTCCAATGGACAGCTCTCCGGACATCCCCGGTAGCTGTGGGTTAAATTTCTAACCGAGCCCCTGGGAGTTCAAATGTACAACTCAAAACCTTCCTGCCCACACACATGGGAAATAAATCCCTGATCCTCCTCCTCGAGTCCTGCAGCATTATGTAGATGAGACCAAGGCTGGTTCACTGTCAGCTAAAAGAGCTGTTCACCAAGTTCTGCTGCTCCATTTTTCGGAAAGAAAGCATCAAAACAAAACTTATACCCAAACTCTTTGGAGGGTGAGGTCTCAGAAGTGACATGGCAGTATCACCACATAAGCAGGGATCACACAACATACCCAAACTCACCCAAAGAAGAAcaacagcaattctgctgggCTATACACCAGGATTCTTCCAGTCCCACAGCTATACACCAGCACCTGAGCCTGGGCaatttttctatgaaaattgTACTGGCCTTTGTGAAAAGTCAAGTGTTCCCTTCGGATAAAGCTGCAACACAACACTTTCCTACACCATTCAGTATCTCTTCTACATGTTAATGAAGAAGGAATAGGAGTCCTGCTACCAGACACTTGTGCTGGACTGCTTGCTAGAAGCACCTGGTATTTATGGAGCAACACTTCATAACAGCCACAGCTGGTTACACAGGATTTTCCTGGAAGAGATGACTCAGAGACTAAGCAGAGACAACCAATTTTCTAACACTCTTGCAAAGATGAACTGGTCCATATGACAAAGGGCTGGAAGATGGGTTGGATGTGAGGAGCATCATCCCTGAGACCATCCTGCCCACTCTTCAAGAGCATCATCTCAAATGACCAGTAGCAAAGACACAGCTGCCAAGACATGGGAGTtaccagcagagctgggcaggctCACTTGGATCCCAGGAATCGTGTGGCTCCTCGGTACAGAACGCTATtgccagctgcagctcctgctccagaaCCAAAGTCTGCTTCATACAGGCAAGTAATTACCCAAAAACCTCAGAGGCTGAAGAGCCCAGTCACAAACATTATATTTTCTGGAAATGCTTCTTCAAGACAAATGTTTACAGTTCCCATTAGCCACGAGCTTGCAGCCGCCCCCAGCAGACAGCAGGGATCTGAAGCAATGCCTGTCAGTGGATGTGCCCTTCCTGGGCAGCAGGAAAGCAGTGAGGGTAAGCACAGTACCTCTGAGTGTGCAGCCCAGGGAAATTCCAATGTTCTCATTGATGCAGAAGATGAAATCTGAAAGAGACATCTGTGCACCCCATGCCCTTTGGAGAGGTTGATCAACGCACACATTCATACACAGCACAGATGCAGTGAGAGCACCACTTCATGTGCTGGTGCATACTTAGTCACCGtggaaagtagaaaaaaaccctcactgtGTTTAAAACTACTTTTTCCTGTATATACTGGttgaaaaaaattggaaagatTCTAACCTGTTggactgcttttaaaattagttttaataTTGAGATAATTCTGTACTTCGGTAACAACAAGTAGTAGGATTTGTGGATTTTGGGCAGTCCTCTAAATACACACACAAGATACACAGTTTCAAGGGAAGAATTTTCCAACTTACTATTTATCAGACAATATATCTGTTCTATGAGGAATTTATGCCAGAGTGCCCTGAAAAAGCAGGGAGCTGAAGCACTGCAAGGCAAATAGCTGGAGGAACATTCCAGAGAGACTTTGAGTTGTGGGatccaggaaaaacaaagagccAGCTAGTAtacagcactgctcagcaaaacAAGAGAACAAGTGCAATGGTCTACAGGAATAAAaggaacaggggaaaaaaaataaggaggaTTAGCAAAACCTGAGGCAGGAAACCCATGGACATACTCATGATTCCACTTGAGCCTTTTCCCCTCGCTGAAGTCCCATTACTCTTTTGTCTCAAAATACATCCTATCCTTGCTCGTGAGGCAGACCAGGTGGTGCTGTATTTTCTCCACTCAAAAATCAGCTCCAGCAATCAACCATATCTGCATTCCTGGGGGTTTTGTAGCCCCTAAGAAGACAAGTGCTGGTGTGGGGTAGCCACCACCCCCTCCCACCACCCAGGAACACTCTCACACCCGATTCGAGGAGCTCGGCCACTCTCGGTGAGTGAGGCTGTGACGTGCAGCAATGCAGTAATGGGACCTGAGTGTTTGGTCAAAGTGCTTGTACACACCTACAGCGTAAAGAGTGATAAAACCAGTTATTATTTCTGTTATAGAGACGGTAA is from Calypte anna isolate BGI_N300 chromosome 18, bCalAnn1_v1.p, whole genome shotgun sequence and encodes:
- the TBC1D16 gene encoding TBC1 domain family member 16; this encodes MSLGRLLRRASSKASDLLTLNPAGGSASPSILDGEIIYSKNNVCVHPPELLQGIGEHHPGYLCVYMEKDELLGTTLILAWVPNSRIQRQDEEALRYVTPESSPVRRAPRKRSRHAQGFGVLGSASPAEQGGAAILKGEDILSVSQLVKDVAYISCPPSEGEKLSLGCPATEGPKQSPPPARSDSGILSTISSQEEQNRAELSVEGSEEGLDCRPEPGEDEGSLELSADDVSRDSTFDSDSDAFSSPFCLSPISEALGKSTSSVFLDNESRDTCDNRMTCSTSSASSLDTSAQFQESNGQTQSTRWDEHQKVFALEQVCGVFRVDLGQMRSLRLFFSDEACTCGQLVVASRESQYKIFHFHHGGLDKLSEVFQQWKYCTETHLKDQHLTDEKTCMQFSIRRPKLPSSETHPEENTYKRLDVSAWLHHLNESGQVEEEYKLQKAIFFGGIDISIRGEVWPFLLHYYSYESTSEEREALRLQKRKEYFEIQEKRLSMTPDEQKDFWRQVQFTVDKDVVRTDRSNQFFRGDNNPNVETMRRILLNYAVFNPTIGYSQGMSDLVAPLLAEVLDESDTFWCFVGLMQNTIFISSPRDEDMEKQLMYLRELLRLMHPRFYQHLSSLGEDGLQMLFCHRWILLCFKREFPEAEALRIWEACWAHYQTDYFHLFICVAIVVIYGDDVIEQQLATDQMLLHFANLAMHMNGELVLRKARSLLYQFHLLPCIPCSLHDLCKLCGTGMWDSGFIPAVECSGHHPESESCPYGGVAEVSSPKPGSEGKRGLKTREVFSFRK